One window of Dyadobacter sandarakinus genomic DNA carries:
- the purH gene encoding bifunctional phosphoribosylaminoimidazolecarboxamide formyltransferase/IMP cyclohydrolase, which yields MSKKIQSALISVYYKDGLEPLVRLLHQEGVKLYSTGGTQTFIENLQIPVTAAEELTGYPSIFGGRVKTLHPAIMGGILYRRDDAGDVEQARQYNIPAIDMVVVDLYPFEETVASGAGEEDIIEKIDIGGISLIRATAKNFKDTLIVSSRSQYAEVVELLTAKAGVTDLEDRRYYAGQAFAVSSHYDGAINRFFTAGKEGSDQALFDFTSLPSQTLRYGENPHQTATYYGDLDGIFEKLHGKELSYNNLVDVDACVNLIDEFAEADPTFAIIKHTNACGIATAATAKAAYDNALACDPVSAFGGVVITNAKVDLATAEELNKLFMEILIAPEYDEEALQLLKSKKNRILLKRNPVELPQTMFKTVLNGVLVQDKDLSTEVASQFTTVTEKEPTAQELSALEFALKVCKHTKSNTIVLANENQLLASGTGQTSRVDALRQAIEKAKAFGFDLNGSVMASDAFFPFADCVEIAHQAGVTSVVQPGGSIRDKDSIAYCNANGLSMVTTGIRHFKH from the coding sequence ATGTCTAAAAAAATCCAATCCGCACTTATATCGGTGTATTATAAGGACGGACTTGAACCTTTGGTCCGCCTGCTGCACCAGGAAGGTGTAAAGCTTTATTCTACGGGAGGTACCCAAACGTTTATAGAAAACCTGCAGATCCCGGTGACAGCCGCAGAGGAGCTGACAGGTTATCCTTCTATTTTTGGCGGCCGGGTAAAAACCCTGCATCCTGCCATTATGGGCGGAATCCTGTACAGAAGGGATGATGCAGGTGATGTGGAGCAAGCCCGGCAATACAATATTCCTGCGATTGATATGGTGGTCGTCGATCTGTACCCGTTTGAAGAAACGGTGGCTTCCGGAGCAGGCGAAGAAGACATTATTGAAAAAATCGACATAGGAGGTATTTCGCTGATCCGCGCTACCGCCAAAAACTTTAAGGATACGCTGATCGTTTCGTCGCGCAGCCAGTATGCAGAGGTTGTGGAGCTGCTGACGGCCAAGGCAGGTGTCACTGATCTGGAAGATCGCCGCTACTATGCAGGGCAGGCATTTGCAGTATCCTCCCACTATGATGGAGCCATCAACCGTTTCTTTACAGCCGGAAAAGAAGGCTCTGACCAGGCGCTTTTTGACTTTACCAGTCTTCCGTCCCAAACGCTGCGTTACGGCGAGAACCCGCATCAGACGGCCACTTACTACGGGGATCTGGATGGGATTTTCGAAAAGCTGCACGGAAAGGAACTCTCGTACAACAACCTGGTGGACGTAGATGCCTGCGTTAACCTGATCGACGAATTTGCGGAGGCTGATCCTACTTTTGCGATTATCAAGCATACCAATGCTTGTGGTATCGCCACAGCTGCCACTGCAAAAGCTGCCTACGACAATGCGCTGGCCTGCGATCCGGTGTCGGCATTCGGCGGCGTGGTAATTACCAATGCAAAGGTGGACCTGGCTACGGCCGAGGAGCTCAATAAACTGTTTATGGAGATCCTGATTGCGCCGGAATACGATGAAGAAGCATTACAGCTCCTCAAATCGAAGAAGAACCGTATTTTGCTGAAAAGAAATCCTGTCGAACTGCCACAAACAATGTTCAAGACCGTATTGAACGGGGTGCTGGTGCAGGACAAGGACCTGTCTACGGAAGTAGCGTCTCAGTTTACTACCGTGACCGAAAAAGAACCGACTGCGCAGGAGCTCTCGGCACTTGAATTTGCTCTGAAGGTTTGTAAGCATACCAAATCCAATACCATCGTGCTGGCAAACGAAAACCAGCTTCTGGCCAGCGGCACCGGGCAAACTTCCCGCGTGGATGCATTGCGGCAGGCCATTGAAAAAGCGAAAGCATTCGGTTTTGACCTGAATGGGTCTGTGATGGCCTCGGATGCATTTTTCCCTTTTGCCGACTGCGTGGAAATCGCGCATCAGGCTGGTGTTACTTCGGTCGTACAGCCGGGCGGTTCCATCCGCGATAAGGATTCCATTGCGTATTGCAATGCCAACGGGCTGTCCATGGTAACCACGGGTATCCGGCACTTCAAGCATTAA
- a CDS encoding VCBS repeat-containing protein → MFLNRFLFNLLLSAISCLVFSCSTERDPEEYDFDLLTAEKTGINFANVLKPTKDFNIFYYMYFYNGGGVGAADLNNDGLVDLCFTANQEANRIYLNKSGLKFEDVTDKANFKGGKGWSNGVSIVDINQDGLLDIYVSQVGGFESMKGRNLLFVCQEITKEGVPVYAEKAAEYGLDLEGFGTQALFFDFDLDGDLDMFQLNHSVHQNGTFGRRELFTNTYHPLAGDKLFRNEDGKYVEVTKEAGIHSTALGYGLGLGVGDINFDGYPDMYIGNDFHENDYLYMNQKNGTFADHTDSSLMHTSQFSMGIDVADLNNDIYPEIVSLDMLPSDYEILKKSEGEDVYSIFKYKIRQGYNYQFARNNLQFNNGNGTFSEIGMYSGVHATDWSWAALFADFDNDGLKDLFISNGIPKRMNDTDYIKFVSDDVIQDRIRNKNFDENDPGLADKLPEIKLFNKFFGNKGKVAFHDLEKRIHNNQISYSNGAVYADLDNDGDLDIVTNNINEKAFVYENLSRQKAAHGDVIRLFLKGKKGNLNAIGAKCLIFKKDGVLSYEKFPVRGFQSSMEIPLQIGLGSKAEVDSMVLIWPDNHYQSFQPGSFKDSLVVRYQEKLPVFDYEKLKAGKANDTYRFEDVAASLGVDVRHEENNFVEFDRNSLIPFEVTADGPALAIADINHDGLDDIFVGSSKMHRNHLFLQTPSGKFRELVQPALTRDSTYEEVAASWQDVNADGHPDLLVGTGGNEYSNNSEYQRPRLYLNDGKGNLTAKEDAFSGIYVTSSSIIPFDFTGDGRPDLFIGGRAVPVNYGEVPRSYLLKNDGTGKFSDVTAQYARELSRIGYVKDARLTDLNRDGKQDLLLVLEWDGICVLESSGKQFVKKMITDKKGWWNFAMPYDLDGDGDLDILAGNLGENSRLTASPEEPVRMYINDYDGNGRKEPLMTYYLHGKEALFPTKLEMEKQIPMIRKKYIYARDFARASTADIVGADKLENAQVLSADYFRNAIFVNDGKGNFTAQPLDYKAQWSPYYDAQIVDANGDKLPDVLIMGNFYNCNIQMGRYDADFGTLLINQGKCNFKPQPLNGLQVKGQVRKLRKIRLKTGEAIVAARNDDRLMVIRKAD, encoded by the coding sequence ATGTTTCTGAACAGATTTCTTTTCAATTTGCTGCTTTCAGCCATAAGCTGCCTGGTCTTTTCCTGTTCAACCGAAAGGGATCCGGAGGAGTACGATTTTGACCTGCTTACTGCTGAAAAAACCGGGATCAACTTTGCCAATGTGCTGAAACCAACCAAGGATTTCAACATCTTCTACTACATGTACTTTTACAATGGAGGAGGTGTAGGTGCAGCAGATCTGAATAATGACGGGCTTGTAGATCTTTGTTTTACTGCCAACCAGGAGGCCAACCGCATTTACCTGAACAAATCGGGGCTGAAATTTGAAGATGTGACCGATAAGGCAAATTTCAAGGGAGGTAAAGGCTGGTCCAATGGTGTCTCCATCGTGGACATCAATCAGGATGGCCTGCTTGATATTTACGTCAGCCAGGTAGGAGGCTTCGAGTCGATGAAGGGCCGCAACCTTTTGTTTGTTTGTCAGGAAATCACCAAAGAAGGGGTACCTGTTTATGCTGAAAAAGCGGCGGAGTATGGTCTTGACCTGGAAGGCTTCGGTACCCAGGCCCTGTTTTTCGATTTCGACCTGGATGGTGACCTGGATATGTTCCAGCTGAACCATTCCGTGCACCAGAATGGAACCTTCGGCCGCCGTGAGCTTTTTACCAATACCTATCATCCGCTGGCAGGCGACAAGCTGTTCAGGAATGAGGATGGAAAATATGTGGAGGTGACGAAAGAAGCGGGGATTCACAGTACTGCACTCGGTTATGGATTGGGGCTCGGGGTAGGGGATATCAATTTCGACGGCTACCCCGACATGTACATTGGAAATGATTTTCACGAAAATGATTACCTGTACATGAACCAGAAAAACGGAACATTTGCAGACCATACCGACTCGTCGCTCATGCATACCAGCCAGTTTTCAATGGGTATCGACGTGGCGGACCTCAATAATGATATTTATCCCGAGATCGTCTCCCTGGATATGCTGCCCTCAGACTATGAAATCCTTAAAAAGTCCGAAGGGGAGGATGTTTACAGCATTTTCAAATATAAAATCCGGCAGGGGTACAACTACCAGTTTGCCCGTAATAACCTGCAATTTAACAATGGAAATGGTACTTTCAGTGAAATCGGCATGTACTCGGGCGTTCATGCCACGGACTGGTCATGGGCCGCACTTTTTGCTGATTTTGACAATGACGGACTGAAAGACCTGTTCATTTCCAATGGTATTCCTAAGCGGATGAATGATACAGATTATATCAAATTTGTATCTGATGATGTGATTCAGGACCGGATCCGCAATAAGAATTTCGATGAAAATGATCCCGGCCTGGCAGATAAATTGCCGGAGATCAAGCTCTTCAATAAGTTTTTCGGAAATAAGGGCAAGGTAGCTTTCCATGATCTTGAAAAACGCATTCACAACAACCAGATCTCCTACTCGAACGGTGCCGTGTACGCTGACCTCGATAACGACGGCGACCTCGACATTGTGACCAATAATATCAATGAAAAGGCATTTGTATACGAAAACCTCAGCCGGCAGAAGGCTGCGCATGGCGATGTGATCAGGCTGTTTTTAAAAGGAAAAAAAGGAAACCTGAATGCAATCGGAGCTAAATGTTTGATTTTCAAGAAAGACGGCGTACTCAGCTATGAAAAATTTCCGGTTCGCGGATTTCAGTCGAGCATGGAGATTCCTTTGCAGATTGGCCTGGGCAGCAAGGCGGAGGTCGATTCTATGGTGCTCATCTGGCCCGACAATCATTACCAGAGCTTTCAACCGGGCAGTTTTAAAGATTCATTGGTTGTCCGCTACCAGGAGAAATTACCTGTTTTTGACTACGAAAAACTGAAAGCCGGCAAGGCAAACGATACTTACCGGTTTGAGGATGTGGCAGCCTCGCTGGGCGTAGATGTGCGCCACGAAGAGAATAACTTTGTGGAATTTGATCGTAATTCGCTGATTCCGTTCGAGGTTACTGCCGATGGCCCTGCGCTGGCCATAGCCGATATCAATCATGACGGACTGGATGACATTTTTGTGGGTTCGTCCAAAATGCACCGTAACCATTTGTTTTTGCAGACACCGTCGGGCAAATTCCGGGAATTGGTGCAGCCCGCGCTCACCCGCGACAGCACTTATGAGGAAGTAGCTGCATCCTGGCAGGACGTAAATGCCGACGGACATCCGGACCTGCTGGTCGGCACCGGGGGCAATGAGTACAGCAACAACTCAGAATACCAGCGGCCGAGATTGTACCTCAATGATGGGAAAGGTAACCTGACAGCCAAAGAAGATGCATTTAGCGGTATTTACGTGACGTCGTCTTCTATCATCCCGTTTGATTTTACCGGCGATGGTCGCCCTGATCTTTTCATTGGCGGGAGGGCTGTGCCGGTTAATTATGGTGAAGTACCACGCTCGTATCTGCTCAAAAATGACGGTACCGGCAAGTTTTCCGACGTAACTGCCCAATATGCCCGCGAGCTCAGCCGCATAGGTTATGTAAAAGATGCCCGCCTGACCGACCTGAACCGGGATGGTAAGCAGGATCTGCTGCTGGTACTGGAGTGGGACGGGATTTGCGTGCTGGAATCGAGTGGAAAGCAGTTTGTGAAAAAAATGATCACGGACAAAAAAGGCTGGTGGAATTTTGCCATGCCGTATGATCTGGATGGTGACGGTGACCTGGATATACTTGCAGGTAACCTGGGCGAAAACAGCCGGCTGACTGCCAGTCCTGAGGAGCCGGTACGCATGTATATCAATGATTACGACGGAAATGGGAGAAAGGAACCGCTGATGACCTATTACCTGCATGGAAAAGAGGCGCTTTTTCCCACCAAGCTGGAAATGGAAAAGCAAATCCCTATGATCCGCAAAAAGTACATTTATGCACGGGATTTTGCCCGGGCAAGCACGGCTGATATCGTCGGGGCCGACAAACTGGAAAACGCGCAGGTGCTGTCCGCAGATTACTTCCGGAATGCTATTTTTGTTAATGACGGCAAAGGTAATTTCACTGCGCAACCATTGGATTACAAAGCACAATGGTCGCCCTACTACGATGCACAGATTGTGGATGCCAATGGAGACAAGCTGCCGGACGTGCTCATCATGGGTAATTTCTACAATTGCAACATTCAGATGGGCCGCTACGATGCGGATTTTGGGACCTTGCTGATTAACCAGGGGAAATGCAACTTCAAACCGCAACCTTTAAATGGCTTGCAGGTCAAGGGTCAGGTCAGGAAGCTGCGCAAAATCCGCCTGAAAACCGGTGAGGCGATCGTGGCAGCGCGGAATGATGACAGGCTGATGGTAATCCGGAAAGCTGATTAG
- a CDS encoding sodium/sugar symporter — protein MQQLQTLDYIVFFFYFIVVSGYGYWIYQRKKTQNESTTDFFLAEGSLTWWAIGASLIASNISAEQFIGMSGNGFSMGLGISTYEWMAAATLVIVAVFFMPIYLKNRIYTMPQFLNQRYNRTVSLIMAVFWLALYIIVNLTSILYLGALAVSEISGLNFQVCMIALAVFAVIITIGGMKVIGFTDVIQVFFLVIGGLATTYLAINLVSDNAGVQGVLNGIKVMRENHDDHFHMIFPKSSPFYMQLPGLAVLLGGMWIVNLNYWGCNQYITQRALGADLKTARNGILFAAFLKLLMPVIVVLPGIAAYALYSKGMFQAEMLGSDGTINADRAYPVLLNLLPSGLKGLSFAALTAAVVASLAGKANSISTIFTLDIFKNYIGKDASEQTLVRIGRLVVVISMILAIVISPYMGIDKKGGFQFIQEMTGLLSPGIFASFIMGFFWKRTNSAGALFAIVGGFLIALAMHNNVFPFADWSQVPFLDRMGIVFLICVVVMVILGLVLPDERKGLAIDSSMFMPHKSFVIGAVVVITIISFLYAQFW, from the coding sequence ATGCAACAATTACAAACCCTTGACTACATCGTCTTCTTCTTCTATTTCATTGTAGTGTCCGGATATGGGTATTGGATTTATCAACGTAAGAAAACGCAAAACGAGTCGACGACTGACTTTTTTCTGGCCGAGGGTTCACTGACCTGGTGGGCTATCGGGGCTTCGCTGATTGCGTCCAACATTTCGGCCGAGCAGTTTATCGGAATGTCGGGTAACGGATTTTCAATGGGGCTTGGAATATCAACCTATGAGTGGATGGCTGCCGCAACGCTGGTGATCGTAGCGGTATTTTTTATGCCTATTTACCTGAAAAACAGGATCTACACCATGCCGCAGTTTCTTAATCAGCGGTACAATCGTACGGTCAGCCTTATTATGGCGGTTTTCTGGCTTGCACTTTACATTATTGTTAACCTTACGTCCATCCTTTACCTGGGTGCACTGGCCGTTTCCGAAATTTCCGGACTCAATTTTCAGGTTTGTATGATTGCGCTGGCTGTTTTTGCAGTCATTATTACGATAGGCGGTATGAAGGTAATCGGCTTTACAGACGTAATTCAGGTGTTCTTCCTCGTGATCGGAGGTTTGGCAACAACTTATCTGGCCATCAATCTTGTATCCGACAATGCGGGAGTTCAGGGCGTTCTCAATGGAATTAAGGTGATGCGTGAAAACCACGATGATCACTTTCACATGATCTTCCCGAAAAGCAGTCCGTTTTATATGCAGCTGCCGGGATTGGCAGTACTGCTGGGTGGTATGTGGATCGTGAACCTGAACTACTGGGGCTGTAATCAGTATATTACCCAGCGTGCGCTCGGTGCCGACCTGAAAACTGCGCGGAATGGAATTCTTTTCGCGGCTTTTCTTAAACTGCTGATGCCTGTGATCGTGGTATTGCCGGGTATTGCTGCTTATGCATTGTACAGCAAAGGAATGTTTCAGGCCGAAATGCTTGGTTCAGATGGTACAATCAATGCAGACAGAGCCTATCCTGTTTTGCTCAACCTGCTTCCGTCGGGCTTGAAAGGACTTTCTTTTGCGGCACTTACAGCGGCCGTGGTCGCATCGCTGGCCGGAAAAGCCAACAGTATTTCAACCATCTTTACACTCGATATCTTTAAAAATTATATCGGCAAGGATGCGAGTGAGCAAACATTGGTACGCATCGGCCGGCTCGTAGTCGTGATCTCAATGATCCTGGCTATTGTGATTTCTCCTTACATGGGCATTGACAAAAAAGGTGGTTTCCAGTTTATTCAGGAAATGACTGGGCTGCTGTCGCCTGGGATTTTTGCTTCATTCATTATGGGCTTTTTCTGGAAAAGGACCAACTCTGCCGGAGCATTGTTTGCGATCGTGGGCGGGTTCCTGATCGCGCTGGCCATGCATAACAACGTATTTCCATTTGCCGACTGGTCGCAGGTGCCATTCCTGGATCGTATGGGGATTGTGTTCCTGATCTGCGTGGTGGTGATGGTGATCCTCGGACTGGTATTGCCCGACGAGCGCAAAGGTCTGGCGATTGATTCTTCCATGTTTATGCCGCACAAATCCTTTGTGATCGGAGCCGTGGTGGTCATTACAATCATTTCATTCCTCTATGCACAGTTCTGGTAG
- a CDS encoding VCBS repeat-containing protein, whose amino-acid sequence MLLFALYACGDKKNPDGLFEELDASQTGISFVNKVEDREDINIFNYRNFYNGGGVAIGDINNDGLPDIYFTANMGENKLYLNKGNWQFEDVTAKAGVGEPDKWSTGVVMVDVNGDNLLDIYVCNAGYQKFVNKQGNSLYINNGNMTFTESAAQYGLNETGYTTHAAFLDYDLDGDLDAYILNNSFIPVNTLNYANDRNLRAKDWPVKDFLKGGGAKLLRNDDGKFVDVSEEAGIYGSLIGFGLGVTVGDINGDQYPDIYICNDFYEKDYLYINQKDGTFSEELEKRIKHTSLASMGADMADINNDGYPELFVTDMLPRDEYRYKTTTSFENHYLFNLKKEKGFYNQYMQNSLQFNNQDGTFSEIANFSGVAASDWSWGALLFDADNDSKTDIYVCNGIYHDILDQDFIDFFANEVTQRMVMSGEKENMQSIIDRMPSTPIANNFFHNEGNLQFRERAQEFGFGTKSFSNGAAYADLDNDGDLDLVVNNVNQPCFVYRNKSEAAKEKNHYVKFKLTGEGKNTRAIGSKIEVFAGKQIFSRQVNPARGFQSSTEYPVTIGLGKIAMIDSVRVTWPDRRITAMANVQPDTTLQLSVKNALSRSGSVPVRPATLLTSTSNASFEAHKENKYEDFYNERNIPIMLSKEGPKAAIGDVNGDGFDDIYICGGKGQGGQLYLQKAGSFIKSAQKGFADLSGFEDTAALFFDADDDGDLDLVVGSGGNETSPKSPDLPTRLYFNDGKGNFTIRIGAIPPNAMNTAVLVAHDYDNDGDQDLFAGSRSVPREYGSTPKSYLYQNDGKGNFREVAASIAPDLAHVGMVRDAAWADIDGDKQKELVVTGDWMAPAVFKYQGGKLARQKSGLDAYTGFWGCVKIADMDGDGDQDLILGNIGENFSLKASEKDPLKIWINDFNKNGTIEKVMTHTVKSRDVPVLLKRELTTQFPLLKKKSIKHSEYATKCIQDLFPDDVLKSAVEKSVTYLKSAIAVNDGKGNFKLAELPYMVQFSCLNAIQAEDVNADGKTDLIVGGNFSHFIPQLGSLDACRGNVLLNKGAMQFDVLLSNQSGFAVDGEVKQISPISIQGKPYLINLINNAPPALFRVNKL is encoded by the coding sequence ATGCTGCTTTTTGCATTGTACGCCTGCGGCGATAAAAAGAACCCCGACGGTCTCTTTGAGGAGCTGGACGCCTCCCAAACCGGTATTTCATTCGTCAACAAAGTTGAAGACCGGGAGGATATCAATATTTTCAACTACCGGAATTTTTATAATGGCGGAGGTGTGGCAATCGGGGATATCAACAATGATGGGCTGCCCGACATCTATTTCACCGCCAACATGGGTGAGAACAAGCTGTACCTTAACAAGGGAAACTGGCAGTTTGAGGATGTTACGGCCAAGGCAGGCGTAGGTGAGCCCGACAAGTGGAGCACCGGCGTGGTGATGGTGGATGTAAATGGCGACAACCTGCTGGATATTTACGTTTGCAATGCCGGCTACCAGAAGTTTGTCAACAAGCAGGGTAACTCGCTGTATATCAATAATGGCAATATGACTTTCACCGAGTCGGCTGCCCAATATGGCCTGAATGAAACCGGTTACACTACGCATGCTGCATTCCTGGATTATGACCTGGATGGCGACCTGGATGCGTACATTCTGAACAACAGTTTTATTCCCGTCAATACCCTTAATTATGCAAATGACCGGAATCTGCGCGCCAAAGACTGGCCGGTGAAGGATTTTCTGAAAGGAGGGGGCGCCAAGCTGCTGCGTAATGACGACGGAAAGTTCGTGGATGTCAGTGAGGAAGCAGGTATCTATGGCAGTCTGATCGGATTTGGCCTCGGTGTAACTGTCGGGGATATCAATGGAGATCAGTATCCTGACATTTACATCTGTAATGATTTTTACGAAAAAGATTACCTCTATATCAACCAGAAAGACGGTACTTTCTCCGAAGAGCTCGAAAAAAGGATCAAGCATACCAGTCTGGCCTCGATGGGCGCAGACATGGCCGATATCAACAACGATGGCTATCCTGAGCTTTTTGTAACCGATATGCTGCCGAGGGATGAGTACCGGTACAAGACGACCACCTCTTTTGAAAACCACTATCTTTTTAACCTCAAAAAAGAAAAGGGTTTTTACAACCAATACATGCAGAACAGCCTGCAATTCAATAATCAGGATGGGACATTCAGCGAGATCGCCAACTTTTCAGGTGTAGCCGCCAGCGATTGGAGCTGGGGCGCGCTGCTTTTCGATGCCGACAATGATTCAAAAACGGATATCTATGTCTGCAATGGTATTTATCACGACATTCTGGATCAGGATTTCATCGACTTTTTTGCCAACGAGGTGACTCAGCGCATGGTCATGTCGGGCGAAAAGGAAAACATGCAGAGCATTATTGACCGCATGCCGTCGACACCAATTGCCAACAATTTCTTCCATAATGAAGGCAATCTGCAATTCAGGGAGCGTGCGCAGGAATTTGGGTTTGGAACAAAATCCTTTTCTAACGGAGCAGCCTACGCTGACCTCGACAACGATGGTGACCTTGACCTTGTGGTGAACAATGTAAATCAGCCTTGTTTTGTATACCGCAACAAATCGGAAGCGGCCAAGGAAAAGAATCATTACGTCAAGTTTAAACTCACCGGCGAAGGCAAAAATACCCGCGCTATCGGGTCGAAAATTGAGGTATTTGCAGGAAAGCAGATTTTCAGCCGCCAGGTAAATCCTGCACGCGGTTTCCAGTCAAGCACCGAGTACCCGGTTACAATTGGCTTGGGCAAAATCGCAATGATTGACTCAGTACGTGTTACCTGGCCTGATCGCAGGATTACTGCCATGGCCAATGTACAGCCGGATACCACGCTTCAGCTAAGCGTAAAAAATGCATTATCAAGGTCCGGCAGTGTGCCGGTACGGCCGGCAACTTTGTTAACCTCAACTTCAAACGCAAGCTTTGAGGCACACAAGGAAAATAAGTACGAGGACTTTTACAATGAACGAAATATACCCATAATGCTCTCGAAGGAGGGCCCGAAGGCTGCGATCGGGGATGTAAACGGGGATGGTTTTGATGATATATACATTTGCGGCGGCAAAGGACAGGGCGGGCAATTGTACCTGCAAAAAGCAGGATCTTTTATCAAATCGGCCCAGAAAGGATTTGCGGATTTGTCGGGCTTTGAAGATACTGCCGCTTTGTTTTTTGATGCGGATGATGATGGTGACCTGGATCTCGTGGTAGGAAGTGGAGGCAATGAAACCTCACCCAAAAGTCCCGACCTGCCCACGCGCCTGTACTTTAATGACGGGAAAGGCAACTTTACAATTCGCATCGGCGCAATACCGCCCAATGCAATGAATACGGCCGTACTTGTGGCGCATGATTACGACAACGATGGCGACCAGGATCTTTTTGCAGGAAGCCGGAGCGTACCCCGCGAATATGGTTCTACTCCGAAGAGCTACCTTTACCAAAACGATGGAAAAGGTAATTTCAGGGAAGTGGCGGCAAGTATTGCGCCTGATCTGGCACATGTAGGTATGGTACGCGATGCTGCCTGGGCGGACATTGACGGTGACAAACAAAAGGAGCTGGTCGTCACCGGCGATTGGATGGCGCCCGCCGTTTTCAAATACCAGGGCGGTAAACTAGCGAGGCAAAAGTCGGGGCTGGATGCTTACACCGGCTTTTGGGGTTGTGTAAAAATTGCTGATATGGACGGGGACGGGGATCAGGACCTGATACTGGGCAATATCGGAGAGAATTTCAGTCTGAAAGCTTCGGAAAAAGATCCGTTAAAAATCTGGATCAATGATTTTAATAAAAATGGCACGATTGAAAAGGTGATGACGCATACCGTCAAATCACGGGACGTGCCTGTACTCCTCAAACGCGAGCTTACCACTCAGTTTCCATTGCTTAAAAAGAAAAGCATCAAGCACTCGGAGTATGCTACCAAATGCATTCAGGACCTTTTTCCGGATGATGTGCTGAAATCGGCAGTAGAAAAGTCTGTGACTTACCTGAAATCGGCGATTGCTGTGAATGATGGCAAGGGTAATTTCAAGCTGGCCGAGCTGCCGTATATGGTTCAGTTTTCGTGTTTGAACGCAATCCAGGCAGAAGATGTGAATGCGGACGGAAAAACTGATTTGATCGTTGGCGGTAATTTCTCGCATTTTATCCCGCAACTGGGCAGCCTGGATGCCTGCCGCGGTAATGTGCTGCTCAACAAAGGTGCCATGCAGTTTGACGTGCTGCTCAGCAATCAAAGCGGTTTTGCGGTAGACGGCGAAGTTAAGCAGATCAGCCCGATCAGCATTCAGGGTAAGCCTTACCTGATCAATCTTATCAACAATGCACCACCAGCGCTCTTCCGGGTCAACAAACTATAG
- a CDS encoding SDR family oxidoreductase: MNLDLTGKTALVCGSTQGIGLAAANELASLGANVTLIARNEEKLRDAVESLDNSLGQLHRYVVADFSDHAQLKDAIGNYLRLCPEVHILINNTGGPAGGPIIEADTDQFVKTFEMHLVNNQFLVQSVVPFMKREGFGRIVNIISTSVKQPIVGLGVSNTIRGAVASWAKTLSLELGEFGITVNNVLPGYTDTARLEGVFTMRAKSWGKTEEEVAEQLRQSIPTRRFVQPEETGAAVAFLCSPAAASINGINLPVDGGRTESL; this comes from the coding sequence ATGAATCTTGACCTGACAGGAAAAACAGCGCTTGTATGCGGCAGTACGCAGGGCATTGGTCTGGCTGCGGCCAACGAGCTCGCCTCGCTGGGCGCCAATGTGACCCTCATTGCCAGAAATGAAGAAAAGCTACGCGATGCCGTAGAGTCGCTGGATAATTCGCTGGGGCAGCTGCACCGGTATGTAGTGGCCGACTTTTCCGACCATGCCCAGCTGAAAGATGCGATTGGTAATTACCTGAGGCTTTGCCCGGAAGTGCATATCCTGATCAATAATACGGGCGGGCCGGCAGGCGGGCCGATTATTGAGGCCGACACAGACCAGTTTGTAAAAACCTTTGAAATGCATCTGGTCAACAACCAGTTTCTGGTGCAGTCGGTAGTACCTTTTATGAAGCGGGAAGGATTTGGCCGTATTGTTAATATCATCAGCACTTCGGTGAAGCAGCCCATTGTGGGACTGGGCGTATCCAATACCATTCGCGGTGCTGTGGCGAGCTGGGCCAAAACACTTTCGCTGGAGCTGGGTGAGTTTGGCATTACAGTGAACAATGTGCTTCCAGGCTACACCGACACTGCCCGCCTTGAAGGTGTTTTCACCATGCGTGCCAAAAGTTGGGGAAAAACAGAAGAAGAAGTAGCGGAGCAATTGCGACAGAGCATCCCGACCCGCCGCTTTGTCCAACCCGAAGAAACCGGCGCTGCCGTGGCCTTCCTCTGCTCCCCTGCCGCGGCGAGCATCAATGGCATTAACCTCCCGGTAGACGGCGGCCGGACTGAAAGTTTGTAG